The genomic window CGCACAAGAAGGTGTCGTGCCAACCATGTAGACAGGCAAAGGTGAAATGCATCGTCTCGTCTGATTCAACGTCCAACGCATGCAGTCGATGCACCAAGCTGAAGCGAGACTGCTTCTATCGCACGCACAAGCGTGGTCGCAAACCAGGCAAAATCAAACTCCAGCAGATCCTCCGTCGCGTCCAGCTCCTCGATCGCACGCTCACCGAGATCAAGCTTCTCAACAACCACGTAAACGACGCAGATGCAGAATCGCTCGTCAACACCCTACAGTGGCAGctgagcagaagcaagtTCTTCCAGCGTGCAGCCGTGGCACATGCAGATCCAGTCGAGCACAACCATCTCATCCACCAACCCGAAATCAGTGCTCCCCAAACAACCGTGCAcgagcatcgagatcaacCGCACCCCGGCTTCGCTCAGAACGCAAATGCGAATGCAAATGCAAATGCAAATGCAAATGCAAATGCGCAGCTACCTTTACCGCTCGAAAATGTACAACGACCTCGGTCGGATTTCAACATGCTGGTCGATATGGAAGATCACGCTTCAGTCGCTCGGGTCCGCGACGAATTTCCGACGCTCAGCAACCCACTCAAGTTGCTGGCGCAGGCGAGTAgcgaggagagcgagagacgCAGGATGCGTGTATCGTCGGGTTCAGATGCAGGCCTAGGGCGGACGACGAGTGTTGATCTCGATCAACCGCAATGCGCCAACGAGCGCGAGCAACAACGAGCAGCACGTGCTGGTTCATCATCAAAACATGATGCCCAACCACCAAGGAAAAGGGCCAGGTCTCATTCGGCCTCTCCACACACGGCTTGTCACATGCAGTCTGCAACCGATCAAACATGTCAAGTCTGCGCCACAACACATGCAACTAGTACGGCCACGATGGCATCATCGAATGCCGACTGCACAGCcaaggtcgaggtcgagctcgagctcgaggtcGAAACAgtggcaagctcgtcgaacaAGTCGTGGGCGTCGACGTACTTCTCGCGTGGCGCGTTCCACCCGGTGTACGACAATCGACCGGAATTCGATCCGATCGATCAGCATCTGCTGACCGCCTCGCAAGCGACACGATtgatctcgagcttctATGCGAGTTTCGGCACTTTTATGCACATCTTTGATCCGCATCTTTCGACGTTTGGCTATATCCGCAAGCACTCTGCGTTTCTGCTGACGGTGATCTGCGCGATTTCGGCTGAGTTCGAAGCATCGACTGATGTCGAGATTCAACAAGAATCCGCCGTGCTCGCACCGCGCCTGCGCAGGCACTACGAAGCTATGATCGCGTGGATCACGAGTGGAGACTATAAAAACGTCGAGATGGCACAGGCATTTTTCTTGCTGGCGAGCTATCGACCAATGGCGGACAGCGCAACGTCGGACCAGACATGGTTATTCTTGGGTACCGCGATCCGCATCGCCACAGAGCTCGGCTGCAATCTGGTGTGCTACTCGTACACCAACACGCCGCGCGTCGCCGACGGCAACCAGAACGATCACTATACACGACAGTTGCGTAACACCGAGCGTCTGTGGATCAATCTCTGGAACCTCGAAAAGACGCTCGCGAGCCAGACCGGTCAGAGAATGCACCTAGCCGATGAAGGCGTTGTGGCCACGTGCAGTAGGTGGCATCGGATGCCGTGCAGTTTGAGGCAGGACGACGTGTTAGTGGCACAGGTCGAGTTGAGAAGGCTCATGATCGAGAAGGTGGATGTATTTCATACGCATGTTACGCGAACTTTGGGGTCTCGAAGACGAGTCACCACCGCCGAAGCACCTCGGACCAGCTCTGATGACGACACCAACGACACCAACGATCCACTGAGCTCCGCGGAGCGCGATCAACTCTCGTTGCAGCTGAGTTATTTTCGACACTCGGTTGACATGGACCTGAAACGGTGGCAAGAACGATGGCTCTCGTCATCTTGCACGTTGTCTAGCGCGCCAACACCGTTGCAGATCACAGGTCCACTCTCGCTCGACTACGCAGCACTGGTCACATAtgcgctgccgctgccCATCTCGTACACGGTAGATGTGACAAGTGAACTGACACAGCTGTACCGCCACTGCTACCTCAGTTGCACCAACTACATGGCCACATTTGTCGATCGATGTCAACGCGCCATGATGGACCACATTACCAACAGCACCGTGATCTCGACCGTATACGCCGTCGTATTTGCGCTCGATCTGGCAAGGAAGGCGTACAATCAAACACGTACACCATGCCATGCTGGCCAGCACGCCAGTGCGCATGCGAGCAACACGAGCAACACGAGCAACACGAGCAACGCGAGAGGCGTCGATTTCGGCTTCGTCTCGACTAAGCGTGTCGTGAATCTGGCCAAGCTGACAGCGGCGCAGCTGGACAAGATCGGCAAAGCGAAGCAGGGGAGGCTCGGAAGAAGCGTTGCGAGTAGGTACAGCGCGTTTTTGAACGGTGTATTGGCGAGGTTCGAGGTGACGCGTGACACGGTGAGTGCGGGTGCAAGCACGCAAGTGGCAAACGAGAGAGCTCAAGCTGTTGGTCAAGTCGGGGGCGGAGAGCAAACAGATACAGGAGaacaagcagctgctgttggaCGCGGATTTCAGGCCGTCCAAACCGACTTGCCGCGTAGCACTCACGAAAGCGATGGTGCGTGTGCCGCTTTCTCGTCGACACAAGCGTGCGATTTCGTACAGCCCAACGCGGCGGATGTGGACCCGGATTCGGACCACCACCTGAGGCGCGTTGGCAGTCATGCTGTGGCACCGACATCGGCCTGCACACGTTCTCACGCCGGCACGCGCAAGCAGGGGACCAAAGCGTCGCATGCCTATTCGTCCAACCTGATGTTCTCTCCTGATGCGTCTGATGCGCAGCCAGCCACGTATCCtacgagcagcacagccaTGCCAGCACACATGCGCACTGCATCGTGCAgcgctcctgctcctgcgcCTGCTCCTGCGCGCGCCACACAGAGTTGGACGACCACACGCTGCTCACCACGCTTCGTAATGCCGGCGCATCACTCGTTACCAAAGCCCACTCACGAATGCATCCCCATGCAGCCACTTTCTCCCGCAACCTGGTTCAATCAGTTGCACACCACGAACGCCACGCCTACACAGACAGACCCCGCCGCGCAACGCGTTTCGTCCATCGACACCGATCCATCGTGGGAGTGGATGATGGCCGACCTGGACTTGTTCAGCGTAgacggcggcggtggcggtggagaaCCGATCTTGGACCAGATGGCCCGACTGTTTGGTTGAGCGTTGCAGCCACACATTTGTGGAGCCACCAAGTCAAGCTGAATCGGGTTTTGTTTGTTCGTGTTGTTTGGCAAAAGTGTCTACATATGGCTAGATGGGATTCCAGCATGGCGTGTTGAGGATTCAACCAATGTTGGTCTGCACTCTCTGCAGGACGGCGGTGGCGAGGAATAGCAAGGCTGTCACTGCAGCGACTGCGGCGACCTTGGACATGTTGGCTGTGTGCGACAAAGTGTACTTGACGTATACAAGCTGTGCGTGATGAGGCGAGCAGTTTTGCTTGTGCACCTTGAGTGCTGGACGACCGATGGTGTCGAGGTACGTCTTTGTGATGCTGTGATCGACAGTGTCCATGTCAAACGGCAGTtggatcgagatgcgcgTCGAGCGTTCGGGGAGCACGATGGTCGTCGACACGCAATCCGCCGCGACATCCTTCAACGGCGTGAACAGTGGCACCGCGGTGACGTACTCATGTGTACCCGCGATGCGTTTCGTCCAGCCTGTAGACAGCGCAAGAGTGTAGCCGATGCTAAACGTGTAGTTCCATCCGCCAAGCAGCGGGAACCTCGGTTGCAGTTCAAGCAGCGACATTTTGGACGCCACCGCCTGTGAGGTGGGTACACCAGTGGAGAGCGTCACCAGCTCCGCGTTGGGTTTCGATGCGCGGAATCGAGATGTCGAGACGTTTCCAATCTGGTCGATGAACCAAGCATCCTTGACGCCGGCAGGCAGCGTGAACGAGAGCGAAGAGAGCGCCGAGCCCGCACCGCGTTTGTAGAAGGAAGCCATCTGGTGTTCGATTCGCGAAAAATGGCCTTTGAGCGTCGGACCGGAATTGCGCAGGAGGATTCGGTCGGTGATCGAGAGCGCGTCGCCCCAGTGGCTGATCTCGGCGGTTCGATCCAGAGACACAATCGTTGCTCGTGGTGTGTCTGCTTGGAAGTGCACGGTGCCTTGATCGGTGGCAGTGTTGGCAACGAACGCGGCAACGTTTTCAAACGGACCGTACGTGACGATCGACCCGGACTTGGTCGCGTCGGACGGTGTGAAGGATAGGATGTTGGGCGAAGCTGCTTTGACCTTGATCCTTGCGTTTTCAGTCGTGTAGGGAGAGCGGACGGCAGCATCTCCTGACCACAAGAACAGCTGCGGATCCGTCTGCTTGACCGTACTTGGCAACGGAAGAGTGATGTGATTGAGAGCCGTTTCCAGTGAAAGCGTTGCACCGTCTGCGCCCAGAACCGTGGTCGGAATTTGCGCCTCGAACAGCACACTCTTGTACGCATCGCCGTCGACCTCGCCCAGGCGTTGCAGCGAGATGACCGGTCGAGCACCACCCTTCAACTCGGAGGTCGAAGCGAGTTCCGAATCGAGCGCAGGCTTGACCGTCAATCGACTCCACGATAGATGCTGTGCCTCGTGTGCGCTCAGCAGAAAGTGGTACGGCAACGTCGACGCGCTAGTGCCACTAGCGGCAGTCGAATTCGAGGATTTTGGCTTGACGTTGAGCGTGGTGAGCGTATACGATGTGGAACCGGCGAGATCGATCTGTTTAAAGTAGTTGGTGTTGGTCCACTCGTCCGGGTTTGgaagtgctgctgcgtacaccaaaggcaagcacgctgcaagcagcgtgaacagcagcaccaacaggGTGGTACTCCTCATGGCTGTGTCGAGAGGCCGCCGTGCCATGTTGCTCAGAGGGATCTGGTGTGGTTGTGTTGGAGGAAACCAGATGGACAGTGCGCACAGCTGTGACGAAggacactcgtgactttcttccagctcactcacgactaacGACTCACTCCTTGCCCAACTTGAGAGCCGCACGAGAGGCGTGCACTGTGTCACTCAAGGCTGCACGCCGCACACCACACGCCATAGCTCGTTATTTGTGAGCCTATACGATCTGACACAGAGACTGTTTGATTTTCAACATGCACGatgttcacgatttacgattcacgattcacgattcacgatttacgatattttacgatttacgattcacgattaatcTGTGATACGCGTGATGAATCGTCAATGCTCTCAACGCGAAGAATTCACTCGCGATTTTCGTGTGTGGTTCCGAGTGAGCGACGGTTGGAcgcgctgcgctgcgtTCTGATTTTGTCCGTCAACAGAGTGTGagttactcgtgactgacaactgacactcgtgactgtgtgaCTGTGTGACTGTGTGACTGTGTGCTGTGTGACTGTTGACTGATTGGCTTCGTGTTGCTCTCTTTCGCTGTCCAACagagcagcgcagcagcagcaaacaaTCTCAGTCAACACGCGACTCgtctgtgtgtgtgtgtttgtCTCAATCACCTGCGCCTCTGCTGTTATCCATCATCCACCATCCAACACGACAGCACGCCAGTTGCACTCCTTGCACTGCACCGCTAGCATCTTGGCCCAACCATGGTGGTCGTCGCGTGTCCCAACTCGTCGCTTGTCGAGGCGCAAATGGATGCGGATCGTAGCGGTTCTTGTTCCAAGTACGACTACGCTTCGGCGTACTCGCGTCTGCGTTCGGCAGCACGTGCTGCGGGTACGGGCGTATCGAGCGTGCTGATCCTTAGCTCGCCAGATGTGGACTCGGTATGCGCTACACGCATCCTCACctcgctgttgctgcaggACGATATCGCGCACCGCATCGTTCCGGTCGAAGGTTACCGCACCCTCCTCAATACGCTCTCTACCGTCTTTGCTCCGCATGATAACGACAAtgcctcgtccagctcgtcatctACAACCGACGTCAAGTCTGTCGTGTTCATCAACCTCGGCGCAGTGCTCAGTCTGCCCACAACGTTCAACATCCCACCCAGCTGTACAATCCACGTCATTGATTCACATCGACCGTGGAACTTGGAGAATCTGTTTGCAACGAGTCATGCCAACGACAGCGTCTGGTGCTGGGACGACGGCGAGATCGCCACCAAACTGTGCAGGCAAGGGGGTGAAAGGGATGCTTTCGAGAAGTTGGAGTTCGACGTAGATTCAGATTCAGAGTCAGATTCAGATTCGCACTCTGACTCGCACTCGGATTCAGTGTCGGATCCCGAGGACGCTTCGGACTCGAACGATAGTGGCAGCGATTCAGCACGTAGCCATGACGAGCGACAGCGGGACGGCTCGGGTGGCAAACGCAAACGTGGCTCACACTCACCCTTGAGCCGACGCAGGCAGAGACACAAGCAGGGACAGAGGCACAagcctcggcatcggtCCACTTCGGCTTCCGCCACACGACTCACCAACGCTGAACGGCATCGTTACCGAAACATCCTCACGCGCTACTACGCACGCGGCGAGAGCTTTGGCATGTCGGTATCGTCGATGCTCTACCTGCTGTGCGAATCGCTCGGTCGCGCCGACCGCGAGTCACTCTGGCTTGCCATTGTCGGCCTCACGTCGCTCTACCTTTCCAACAACATCGACTTGGAAACGTATGAAACCTACTCGGCTGCATACGCGTCCGAAGTGATC from Mycosarcoma maydis chromosome 16, whole genome shotgun sequence includes these protein-coding regions:
- a CDS encoding uncharacterized protein (related to LEU3 - Zinc-finger transcription factor), translated to MATYSNAPCVADPGSTREEEMGCSSSEDDSASSVRASKPGGSTTHKKVSCQPCRQAKVKCIVSSDSTSNACSRCTKLKRDCFYRTHKRGRKPGKIKLQQILRRVQLLDRTLTEIKLLNNHVNDADAESLVNTLQWQLSRSKFFQRAAVAHADPVEHNHLIHQPEISAPQTTVHEHRDQPHPGFAQNANANANANANANANAQLPLPLENVQRPRSDFNMLVDMEDHASVARVRDEFPTLSNPLKLLAQASSEESERRRMRVSSGSDAGLGRTTSVDLDQPQCANEREQQRAARAGSSSKHDAQPPRKRARSHSASPHTACHMQSATDQTCQVCATTHATSTATMASSNADCTAKVEVELELEVETVASSSNKSWASTYFSRGAFHPVYDNRPEFDPIDQHLLTASQATRLISSFYASFGTFMHIFDPHLSTFGYIRKHSAFLLTVICAISAEFEASTDVEIQQESAVLAPRLRRHYEAMIAWITSGDYKNVEMAQAFFLLASYRPMADSATSDQTWLFLGTAIRIATELGCNLVCYSYTNTPRVADGNQNDHYTRQLRNTERLWINLWNLEKTLASQTGQRMHLADEGVVATCSRWHRMPCSLRQDDVLVAQVELRRLMIEKVDVFHTHVTRTLGSRRRVTTAEAPRTSSDDDTNDTNDPLSSAERDQLSLQLSYFRHSVDMDLKRWQERWLSSSCTLSSAPTPLQITGPLSLDYAALVTYALPLPISYTVDVTSELTQLYRHCYLSCTNYMATFVDRCQRAMMDHITNSTVISTVYAVVFALDLARKAYNQTRTPCHAGQHASAHASNTSNTSNTSNARGVDFGFVSTKRVVNLAKLTAAQLDKIGKAKQGRLGRSVASRYSAFLNGVLARFEVTRDTVSAGASTQVANERAQAVGQVGGGEQTDTGEQAAAVGRGFQAVQTDLPRSTHESDGACAAFSSTQACDFVQPNAADVDPDSDHHLRRVGSHAVAPTSACTRSHAGTRKQGTKASHAYSSNLMFSPDASDAQPATYPTSSTAMPAHMRTASCSAPAPAPAPARATQSWTTTRCSPRFVMPAHHSLPKPTHECIPMQPLSPATWFNQLHTTNATPTQTDPAAQRVSSIDTDPSWEWMMADLDLFSVDGGGGGGEPILDQMARLFG
- a CDS encoding dolichyl-diphosphooligosaccharide--protein glycotransferase subunit OST1 (related to Dolichyl-diphosphooligosaccharide--protein glycosyltransferase 67 kDa subunit precursor); its protein translation is MRSTTLLVLLFTLLAACLPLVYAAALPNPDEWTNTNYFKQIDLAGSTSYTLTTLNVKPKSSNSTAASGTSASTLPYHFLLSAHEAQHLSWSRLTVKPALDSELASTSELKGGARPVISLQRLGEVDGDAYKSVLFEAQIPTTVLGADGATLSLETALNHITLPLPSTVKQTDPQLFLWSGDAAVRSPYTTENARIKVKAASPNILSFTPSDATKSGSIVTYGPFENVAAFVANTATDQGTVHFQADTPRATIVSLDRTAEISHWGDALSITDRILLRNSGPTLKGHFSRIEHQMASFYKRGAGSALSSLSFTLPAGVKDAWFIDQIGNVSTSRFRASKPNAELVTLSTGVPTSQAVASKMSLLELQPRFPLLGGWNYTFSIGYTLALSTGWTKRIAGTHEYVTAVPLFTPLKDVAADCVSTTIVLPERSTRISIQLPFDMDTVDHSITKTYLDTIGRPALKVHKQNCSPHHAQLVYVKYTLSHTANMSKVAAVAAVTALLFLATAVLQRVQTNIG